A window of Marinobacter sp. es.042 genomic DNA:
GGGAAGTGCTGGAAGACGAAGAAGGCAACCCGATCCTGGATGCCGAAGGAAATGTGCAGCCGATCATGGTGACGGTTCCGGTTCAGGCCTCAATGTCTGTCAACGGCGCCCGTGCCAGTGAGTTCTTTGATGTATTCGTCGAGGGGGGAACTCACAGAGATTTCCTCACGCCCGCCGAACTACGACTGATCGCAGAATGGCTGGATATTGGTGGCCAGTATTTCAACAATCCGTTCGACGCTCCGGAAGACTGATCCAAGGACTGAAACTCGCACCATGCCCATTGCCATTCTCATGTTTCTATTGTTTTTGCCGGCTCAGAGCTGGGCTGGCTGGCTGTGGGGCCAGGCTGAAGAAGACGTGGCGCAAGTGCAGGTGACGGAGCCCTATGTGTCCTGGCGAACCGGCCCGGCAACTGGCTACCCGGTTTTCCATACCAGCGAAAAAGGGGAATGGCTAACCATTCTTCAGCGCAAGACCAGCTGGATCAAAGTAACGGACTCCCGGGGCCGGGAAGGTTGGGTCGCCGTTGCCGATATCGCCCAGACCATCGATGGCACCGGTAATCGAGTGGCTCTTCAGGTGCCGGATTTTGAAGCCTTTGGAAGCCGCCGTGTGGAAGCCGGATTGATGATGGGGGAGTTCGATGGTGCCGCTGTCACGGCAGGCTACGGCGGCTTCTGGATGACCAGAAACCTGTCCGCCGAGCTTTGGGCTTCTCAGATTCTGGGCAGCGCCTCGGAAATAAGAATGGTTAATGCGAATCTGGTGCATCAGCCATTTCCTGACTGGCGGGTATCACCCTTTTTTACCCTGGGGGTCGGGCATATCTGGGTTGATCCCAAGGCCACTCTGGCTCAGCCCGAAGAACGGGATAACAGCATTGGCCATGCAGGGCTTGGCATCCGCGCCTACATCACCGATCGATATTTCATCCGTGCCGAAGTGAAGGACTACAAAGTGTTCACTACCCGGTCCACCAACGAAGAAGCGACAGAATGGAAAATCGGACTAAGCATCTTTTTCTGAAAACGCTGTGTTTCGGGGCAGGGCTATTCATAGCCACGGCAACCCAGGCCCAGGACGATCGGCCGCTGATCGAGCCGGATGTGACCCCGGTGCCGGTCACCGAGGCGCTGATTGACACCGAGAACTTTGAAATCGGCGCTTTTGTGGGCGTGCTCAATATCGAGGACTTCGAGTCGTCGCTGCTGTATGGCGGCAAGCTCACCTACCACCTCAGCGAGTCCTTCTTTTTCGAGGCCGGAGTCGGCTTCGCTGAGGGTGGAGAAACCAGTTTCGAGAAGCTGGCCGGTAACGTGGAGGTGCTTACCGACAGCGAGCGGGATTACAGCTATTACAACATCAACCTGGGTTACAACGTGCTTCCAGGCGAGGCCTTCCTCACCGAGAACTACGCGTTCAACACCAATTTCTATCTTATTGCAGGTGCTGGCGCTACCGATTTTGCGGGTGACACCCGGTTTACCCTGAATGCCGGCGCGGGCTATCAGGTTCTGTTGACGGACAGCGTTGCAGTTCAGATTGGCGTAAGACAGCACTACTACCGAATAGATGTTCTTGGGGCCGAGAAAACCTCCATGAACACAGAGGTCAGCACTGGCCTGTCGGTCTTTTTCTGATTACAGGAGCAATGGTTATGAAAGCATCCATAAGGTCATTTGCAGTAGCGGGCGTCCTGGCCTGTCTTAGCCCTATGGCGGGCGCCGAGGCCATCAATGTGCCAGCTCCGGATTTCACCCTGGAAAGCCGTTCCGGCGAAAACCTGAGGCTGGAGGATCATCGTGGTGAAGTGGTGATGCTGAACTTCTGGGCGTCATGGTGTGGCCCCTGCCGCCAGGAAATGCCGCTGATGGATGAGCTCTACAGCCAGTACAAGGATCTCGGCTTCACGATTCTGGCGGTCAATGTGGATGAAAATCGGGAAGAGGCTCATCGCTTCCTGGACAAGGTGCCCGTGAATTACCCGATTCTCTACGATCCGGAGAGTTCGGTGAGCGAGCTTTATGAAGTGCAGGCCATGCCAACCACCGTGATGATTGATCGCGATGGTAATGCCCGGTATCTCCACTACGGCTATCAGCCGGGTTACGAAGACGAGTACGAACAGCAGATTCGCGAGCTGGTGCGCGAATAATTTTCGGACGGAACGTTTATGCGTAATTTGTCGATCTTCACTGCCTCTGCTCTTTTGGTCGCGACCTTCACGATCTCTGGATGCAGCTCAATCAAGCCGTGGGTAAAACCCTATGAACGGGATAATCTGGCGGATCCGGTCATGAGTCTCAGCCGTCATGGCAAAGCGGATTCCTACATGCATCACGTCTATCAATCCCGGGAGTCTGCGCGGGGAGCAGAAGGCGGTTCTGGGGGTGGCTGTGGCTGTAACTGACGGCAAAAGGTTATTACGCTCCGTCTGCGCTCTGTTCGTGCTGATGTTGGCCGGGCAACAGGCGATTGCGGCGACCTTGCCAGTGGATAACGTGGATGTTCTCTATCACCGCTATGACGGTGGTGGCATGGTCATCGATGGCCCCTCAGTTCTGGTGCGCAAGGGTATTGGCTCTTCGGTTTCGTTCTCCGGCCAGTACTATGTTGACTCCGTTTCGGCTGCATCCGTGGACGTTCTGGCCACGGCGAGCCCCTATGAGGAGGAACGCAACGAGTACACCTTTGGTGTTGATTACCTGCACGATAAGTCCATTCTGAGTCTCGGCTTTACCAACAGTACGGAAAACGATTACGAAGCCAACACCGTTTACTTCTCGCTCAGCCAGGAGTTTTTCGGGGGCATGTCCACAGTAACCATGGGCTATGCCAGCGGCTGGGATGAAGTGGGCCGGGTTGGCAACGATTCCTTCAGCGAGGAAGCTGATCGTCGGAACTATCAGCTCGGACTGAGCCAGGTCGTCACCCGCAACAGCCTGGTAGGCCTGGATCTTGAGGTGGTTACGGATGAGGGCTTCCTGCAGAACCCGTACCGACAGAACCGCTACATCGACCCGAACGATTCCACAGCGTTCCTGTATCAACCGGAGCGTTATCCGGAAACCCGAACAAGTACCTCCGTGGCCTTGCGAGCGCTTTACTATCTGCCGTATCGCGCCTCAATTCGCGGTGAATACCGTTATTTTTCAGATACCTGGGGCATCAACGCCCACACGGTCGAACTGGGATACGTACACGGATTGAACCAGCACTGGACCCTTGAGGGTTCCATTCGTTACTACAGCCAGAGCGAGGCGGACTTTTACAGCGATCTTTTCCCATTCGAGAACTCCCAGACACACCTGGCCCGTGACAAGGAACTCAGCTCCCTTTCCGGGACAACCCTGGCGGTGGGCGCGGTCTACGAATGGAAGCAGACGTCGCTTCCCGGCATCGATCGCCTGCAGTTCAGCCTACTGGTTGACTGGCTGAATTTTGAATATGACAACTTCCGGGATGTCACCGCAGCCGGTGACTTTCTCCCCGGCGAAGAACCCCTTTATTCCTTCGATGCCTACGTAACCCGGGCGTCGTTGATTCTTGAATACTGAGCATGCAGGAAGAACGACCATGGCCACTTGCTTGAACTCCCGATTTCCGGTGCTTTTAGCGGCATTGACCCTCGCCCTGATAGCCCCCGCATTTGCCCAGACCAATCCCGGGGCGGAGAAAGATGATACAGCCGTCGCCGAGCAGGTGGAGGCGCTCAAGAAGAAAGTGATACGCCTCAATCGTGACCTGTTTATCCTTGAGGAAGATCTGCTTTTTCCAGCCAATACCCAGGTTGCCGTGTTTCTCAGCGTTGATGCCGGGAAGTTTCTGAAGCTGGATGCGGTCAAACTGAAAGTCGACGACGAGATTGTTGCTTCCCACCTGTATACGGAGCGACAGGTGACTGCCCTTGAGCGCGGCGGCATGCAGCGGCTATACGTCGGCAACCTGAAAACCGGCGTCCATGAGATGACGGCGTTTGTTGAGGGAATCGGCCCGGATCAGCGGCCATACAAGCAGGCGGCCTCCCTGGAGTTTGAGAAGGGCACCGGAACAGCCGCTCTGGAAATCCGTGTTGAAGATCGCTCCTCCAACTACCAACCCTCCGTATCCATTGTGGAGTGGGAGTAAGCCGCGTCGTGGGATTGAAAGCAAGCCAGCCTTCAGGTCGACGCCCGTTCATTTACGCGGGTGCCCTACTGTGGCTGATGATGACCCCGGTCCATGCCGACGAGGCGCAACCCGAGCGGGCGAAGGACCTTCGTTATGGTTGGGCGTTGTACGAATACCATCAGGGTAACGCCTTTGAGGCTCTGACCCAGCTGGCCGTGGCGCGCGAACGGGGCGGCATCCAAGGACACGGAGATCATCCGGCTCTCGTCGAGGGCGGGCTCATGCTGTCCTGGGGGATGACCCGAGAGGCGAGCAGGTTGTTTACACAGCTACTCGGGGCCGATGGCGCCGGCAGCAATCTGTCGCCCGATGTTCGTAACCAGGCCTGGTTCTATCTCGGTAAGGTGTTCTACCTCGAGGGGAACCAGGCGCTCGCAAGTGAGAACCTTGATCGTGTCGATGGCGAGATACTGGCCGAGGCCGACCACGATCTTTTCCGCGAATGGATTTATCTGCGCTCCCGGCTGGTCATGATGTCTGCCCGCCCTGATGATGAACCCGAACTGGCTTCGCTTCGGGACCAGCTGGACGAAACGGACATCTGGTTCCTTTACCTCCGGTACAATTCCGCGGTCTCCGCTCTCGATGCGGGAGACGGAGCTGCCGCCGAACAGGAACTGAAAAAGCTCATCGCCATCCTCGACGAGTCCATTGACTCCGTCGAGCCAGATGCCGAACGGGAGGGCCTGCTGGGCCGCGCTCGCCTCTCGCTTGCGGGCCTGTATCTGCGTGACAACCAGTTTGAGGCAGCTCTGGAGGTCCTGGGAGCCATGCCACTGACCGGCGTGTTCGCCGACCAGGCTCTCTTTGACTACGCCGTTGCCGCGGCGGGCCAGGGCAGGCCGGAGAGGGCTCTCGACGCCCTCGATACTCTCGCGAACCGTGAACTGTTTTTGCCCTGGCGCCAGCAGGTTCCCTTTGCCCGCGCCTATGTTCTTGAGCAGATGAATGCTCCACAGCGTGCATTGCCTGCGTTTAAAAAGGCAGCCGACCATTACGAGGCCCGTATCAGGGAGCTCGACAATATCCGGGATCGGCTGAATGAAGAAAATCTGATGGCCCAGCTTGAGTTCAGCCGTGACAGCGACGGGATTCTTACAGATTCCTATGGCCGGCTGCGCGTGCAGCCCCTCGATTCTGGTATGGCGGAAGTGCTGGCTTCGGAGACGTTCCAGCAGGCGCTTGCCGAATTGAACGAACTCTACCGAATGCAGTCCTTTATCGCCGAGCGGCAGTCCAGGTTCGAATCGTTCCGGATCATGCTGGAGACCCGTGAGCAGCAACGGCAGATTCGTATTGCCGAGACCCGTCGGGCACTCGAAACCCAACAGGCAGACCAGTGGCGGCAATTGCACGAGGACTTCACGG
This region includes:
- a CDS encoding TlpA family protein disulfide reductase, encoding MVMKASIRSFAVAGVLACLSPMAGAEAINVPAPDFTLESRSGENLRLEDHRGEVVMLNFWASWCGPCRQEMPLMDELYSQYKDLGFTILAVNVDENREEAHRFLDKVPVNYPILYDPESSVSELYEVQAMPTTVMIDRDGNARYLHYGYQPGYEDEYEQQIRELVRE
- a CDS encoding DUF3570 domain-containing protein, giving the protein MLAGQQAIAATLPVDNVDVLYHRYDGGGMVIDGPSVLVRKGIGSSVSFSGQYYVDSVSAASVDVLATASPYEEERNEYTFGVDYLHDKSILSLGFTNSTENDYEANTVYFSLSQEFFGGMSTVTMGYASGWDEVGRVGNDSFSEEADRRNYQLGLSQVVTRNSLVGLDLEVVTDEGFLQNPYRQNRYIDPNDSTAFLYQPERYPETRTSTSVALRALYYLPYRASIRGEYRYFSDTWGINAHTVELGYVHGLNQHWTLEGSIRYYSQSEADFYSDLFPFENSQTHLARDKELSSLSGTTLAVGAVYEWKQTSLPGIDRLQFSLLVDWLNFEYDNFRDVTAAGDFLPGEEPLYSFDAYVTRASLILEY
- a CDS encoding outer membrane beta-barrel domain-containing protein — translated: MENRTKHLFLKTLCFGAGLFIATATQAQDDRPLIEPDVTPVPVTEALIDTENFEIGAFVGVLNIEDFESSLLYGGKLTYHLSESFFFEAGVGFAEGGETSFEKLAGNVEVLTDSERDYSYYNINLGYNVLPGEAFLTENYAFNTNFYLIAGAGATDFAGDTRFTLNAGAGYQVLLTDSVAVQIGVRQHYYRIDVLGAEKTSMNTEVSTGLSVFF
- a CDS encoding AraC family transcriptional regulator; amino-acid sequence: MATCLNSRFPVLLAALTLALIAPAFAQTNPGAEKDDTAVAEQVEALKKKVIRLNRDLFILEEDLLFPANTQVAVFLSVDAGKFLKLDAVKLKVDDEIVASHLYTERQVTALERGGMQRLYVGNLKTGVHEMTAFVEGIGPDQRPYKQAASLEFEKGTGTAALEIRVEDRSSNYQPSVSIVEWE
- a CDS encoding DUF4266 domain-containing protein; translation: MSLSRHGKADSYMHHVYQSRESARGAEGGSGGGCGCN
- a CDS encoding SH3 domain-containing protein; translated protein: MPIAILMFLLFLPAQSWAGWLWGQAEEDVAQVQVTEPYVSWRTGPATGYPVFHTSEKGEWLTILQRKTSWIKVTDSRGREGWVAVADIAQTIDGTGNRVALQVPDFEAFGSRRVEAGLMMGEFDGAAVTAGYGGFWMTRNLSAELWASQILGSASEIRMVNANLVHQPFPDWRVSPFFTLGVGHIWVDPKATLAQPEERDNSIGHAGLGIRAYITDRYFIRAEVKDYKVFTTRSTNEEATEWKIGLSIFF